A window of Microbispora hainanensis genomic DNA:
GGAACGGCTGCACGCGATCCTGCTGCGCGTGGCGGGCAACGAGGTGCGCAGGCGTGCCCCGCGACTGCGCCTGTCCGGACCCGAGCTGGACGACATGGCGCACCAGGCCGCAGCCGACGCCCTGCTGGCCGTCATCGCGAAGCTCGGTCAGTTCCGCGGTGAGAGCCGGTTCACCACCTGGGCCTACAAGTTCGCCGTCCTGGAGGTGTCGGCCAAGCTCGGCCGCCACTTCTGGCGTGATCCGGGGGTGCCGCTGGAGGGCGAGGACTGGGAGCGCCTGCCCGACCGGTTCGAGTTCGACCCGGCCGAACGCTCCGAGTGGCGTGACCTGGTCGACGCGCTGCGCCGGGCCGTGGATGAGGAGCTCACCGAACGGCAGCGCCACATCTTCGTCACGATCGTGCTGCAGGGCGTCCCGTCGGACGCTGTGGCCGTCGAACTGGGCACGAACCGCAACGCGATCTACAAGGCGATGTTCGACGTCAGGCGCAAGCTGCGCGCCGCGCTCGTCGCCCAAGGCTTCCTGGACATCGGCACTGCGAGGCGGTCATGAACGGTTTGGACGAGCTGGACCGGTTCCTGCGTACCGACCCGCGCGACGTGGGCTGCGACAAGGCGCTGGACCTGCTCCACGTGTACGTCGAACTAGTGGCCCGGGACCCGGACGACGCGCGGCGGCGCTACCCGGGGATCGCCGTTCACCTGCGCGCCTGCGGCCCCTGCAACGACGATTTCGAGGGCCTGCTGGCCGTGGTGTCCGACGCGATATAGCGCAGCGCGTGGAGGCAGAGGTCGACGACGGCATCGGCGTACGCGGCGTCGAGGGGCTGCCCCGACACCAGCAGCCGATAGTGGAGCGGCGCGAAGACGAGGTCGAGAGCCGTGTCCGGATCGACGTCGGCGCGGACGGCCCCGGCCCGCTGCGCCTCGCGCAGCGCCTCTCGCACGGGTGCCCGCCGGGGCTCGAACCACTGCTCCGCCATGGCGCGGGCCAGGTCGGGGTCGGTCTGCGCGGCGCCGATCAGTTCCCGTAGCCGGCTTCCCCCGGCCCCGTCCACGTACAGGGTGAGGAATCCGTGCGCGTAGGCGCGCAGGAGCGTGGCGAGGTCGCCGGTGGCGAGGTCGCCGTCGGCGGGGAGAGGGCCGTCGGCGGGAAGGGGGCCGTCGGCGGGGAGCGGGCCGATGCTCACCTTGTCGAGGAACGCCTCGAAGACGATCGCCGCCTTCGAAGGCCACCACCGGTAGAGCGTCTGCCTGCCCACGCCCGCCCTGGCGGCGATGCCGCCCATGGTGACCGACTGGTAGCCGCCCTCCACGAACAGGGCGTACGCGGCGTCGAGGATCGCCCGCCAGGACTCCTGGCTGCGGCGGGCGGGATCGGCGGGCATGGGTCCACTGTAGTGGAGACGAGACATCTCGTCTCGTGTATGGTCGTCGCGAGACGAGATGTCTCGTCTCGTCAAAAGCCGTGAAGGAGGCGCGCTGTGACCGGAGACCCCGCGGCCGGAGGCCGCTTCACCATCGAGCGCCGCGACCGCTGGTCGCTGCGTACGCCTGACGGGTCCCCTTTCCTGTCCGTCGGGGTCGTCCACGCGGACGACACCAACCTGCGTTATCCGCACAACATCGGGATCTACCGGACGCGTTATGGCGGGTCACGCGGACGCTGGCTGCGCGAGGGACTGGTGCCGGAGATGACCTCGTGGGGGTTCAACACGATCGGCTGGACCTCGGAGTACGTCAGCGGCACCGGTCTCGCCACGGAGGGCGGCCCCGTCGACCTCGGACACTCGGACGGCCTGCCGCCCGACGAGCTGGCCGCGTCGGGCCTGCCGTACACGCTGTCGCTGCGGGTGGCCGAGATCGAGCTGTGGAACGGGTCACCGGCCTACCGCGATCCCCGTACGCCTGCCTTCGCGGAGTGGTGCGATCACCTGGCCAGGACGCTGTGCCGCCCGGACGACCCGAACCTGCTCGGCTACTTCCTCGCCGACGTGCCCTGCTGGGGTCCGCACCTGGCGGGCGGCGGCTTCCCGCCCGACGAGCTCTCCGCGATCGCGGAGGCCTACTATCGCGTCGCCACCGAGGCG
This region includes:
- a CDS encoding sigma-70 family RNA polymerase sigma factor, coding for MAADHGLGQHQATLASADAESAEWLRTLGGAGAEREAAVERLHAILLRVAGNEVRRRAPRLRLSGPELDDMAHQAAADALLAVIAKLGQFRGESRFTTWAYKFAVLEVSAKLGRHFWRDPGVPLEGEDWERLPDRFEFDPAERSEWRDLVDALRRAVDEELTERQRHIFVTIVLQGVPSDAVAVELGTNRNAIYKAMFDVRRKLRAALVAQGFLDIGTARRS
- a CDS encoding TetR/AcrR family transcriptional regulator, whose product is MPADPARRSQESWRAILDAAYALFVEGGYQSVTMGGIAARAGVGRQTLYRWWPSKAAIVFEAFLDKVSIGPLPADGPLPADGPLPADGDLATGDLATLLRAYAHGFLTLYVDGAGGSRLRELIGAAQTDPDLARAMAEQWFEPRRAPVREALREAQRAGAVRADVDPDTALDLVFAPLHYRLLVSGQPLDAAYADAVVDLCLHALRYIASDTTASRPSKSSLQGPQARR